In the Scyliorhinus torazame isolate Kashiwa2021f chromosome 22, sScyTor2.1, whole genome shotgun sequence genome, one interval contains:
- the LOC140399086 gene encoding alpha-(1,3)-fucosyltransferase 7, whose translation MAALHVYLGATFKTGRILALLLVTGYFMQLVTNCYISLEFWPARNSAKVQEPLVVLVWHWPFHADFTPREDVCLELYAIDNCILTSNRSMYDRADVVVFHHRELQIKTSNLPQQTRPPNQKWLWVSLESPTNTKRIHQLNGCFNWTMTYKADSDIFLPYGTLMPSDRPSNFSIPKKSGLSTWVVSNYRKTSLRAKVHANLSKQMPIDMYGRAAGKFLPSEMLLPTISRYAFYLAFENSIHKDYITEKTWRNAFMAGSVPVVLGPPRANYEEFIPADSFIHVNDFASAGKLATFLMGLWKNSTRYEQYFNWRRTHVVKMSTSWTERLCNICTKFPILPQSKIYHNLHDWFHQ comes from the coding sequence ATGGCAGCCCTGCATGTATACTTGGGAGCAACGTTCAAAACCGGCAGAATCCTGGCATTGCTGTTAGTAACTGGATATTTCATGCAGCTTGTGACGAACTGTTATATCAGCCTAGAATTCTGGCCAGCGAGAAACTCCGCGAAGGTGCAGGAGCCCCTTGTCGTGTTGGTTTGGCATTGGCCATTTCATGCCGACTTCACTCCAAGAGAAGATGTTTGCCTGGAATTATATGCAATTGACAACTGCATCCTCACCAGCAACAGGTCCATGTACGATCGTGCAGACGTCGTGGTGTTCCACCATAGGGAGCTTCAGATCAAAACCTCCAACCTGCCACAGCAGACAAGACCTCCCAACCAGAAGTGGCTCTGGGTATCTCTGGAGTCGCCGACTAACACAAAAAGGATTCATCAGTTGAATGGCTGCTTCAATTGGACTATGACTTACAAGGCAGACTCTGACATCTTCCTCCCTTATGGGACACTCATGCCGAGCGACCGACCATCTAATTTCTCCATCCCGAAGAAATCTGGTCTGTCAACGTGGGTTGTTAGCAATTACCGCAAAACGAGCCTGAGGGCGAAGGTGCATGCCAACCTATCCAAACAAATGCCAATAGATATGTATGGAAGAGCAGCTGGGAAGTTCCTGCCCAGTGAAATGCTACTGCCAACCATCTCTCGCTACGCTTTTTACCTGGCTTTTGAAAACTCCATACACAAAGACTACATCACAGAGAAGACCTGGAGGAATGCTTTCATGGCAGGGTCTGTTCCGGTGGTGCTGGGGCCTCCGCGGGCCAACTACGAAGAGTTTATCCCAGCAGATTCCTTCATTCACGTGAATGACTTTGCCTCAGCAGGGAAACTGGCCACTTTCCTGATGGGCCTATGGAAGAACAGCACTCGATACGAGCAGTATTTCAACTGGAGGAGAACGCACGTGGTCAAGATGTCCACAAGCTGGACAGAGAGGTTGTGTAACATTTGCACAAAATTTCCTATCCTTCCTCAGTCGAAAATATATCATAACTTACATGATTGGTTTCATCAGTAA